In a genomic window of Rhopalosiphum maidis isolate BTI-1 chromosome 4, ASM367621v3, whole genome shotgun sequence:
- the LOC113560413 gene encoding Down syndrome cell adhesion molecule-like protein Dscam2, giving the protein MALLWICLIINAYTQDLVLGTWQISPMEPPNFIVEPPSLIYFSNTTGTLINCQGQGNPQPNITWLHYNDRIVTDIPRLREMRPNGNLYFPPFPEQSYMPEIHAATYKCALENPVGRIVSRESRIKAVMSKSYELSVQNAFALQGNVAAFKCQLPELTSEHLIKTWFKMEDSRMEVGQSTPIHPGGRYVISLDGTLLIHDVVPEDTFDRYFCQVVNKYTGDQLVSQSAKIVVKQPTEDIPPVIKHHTEHIHVKVNQEADLICSAEGFPPPTYRWFRKSQDSLQEISMESLTVHPYQSLLHIIRVPMSESAITYECVVSNKLGQDKRQISLSVTLPFAVSAYPLKQVVDSGSTAIFNCTTQGTSIQPLFSWLKDGSPIRGFGRHEISQKGNHLIIHNVMKEDKGIYQCLARDPETDETAQSSVLLSLGAVSPELMETFHEQIVRINGFLSLRCTASGNPPPRIYWYLDGGLILPQGDYVFGSYMHVDGNVVSYLNVSVADVLHGGFYTCLARNILGLKSYSAMIKIYGDPIARPPSNLTVRSEDDAYLQCPVAGYPIIRTAWQKDMITIPNSSRHTLFDNGTLFIRSTQDTIDSGLYVCTKINDRGQSATGHLYLRIMKPPVVTPFQFTKDLQESERAQVSCTIKSGDLPMEFVWRKDNRIVLTDNEIELQNFKFSSTLLFSNLKPKHAGIYTCIVSNSVASSNYSAFLNIKVPPKWIIEPEDTAVLDNQLTIINCQSEGYPEPRITWTRVSDNQLLQSLNHFSESSISVLGNGSLAIRLTANSNEDNYTCTANNGIGNQLTKTVSLKVHIPAHFKEKSINKSGVVGSRVVLTCQAEGSKPLNIEWSPSVENINTRNTNKGIISELYLNSLHSSQTGIYTCMATNSYGYDHMTINLVVREPPESPKRLDVVDAGTRWLEFRWDSVKAHVTHYVLQMCINICSDWSNYTIGGSLSYTKISYLKPATQYTTRVIAVNDFGSSNPSPNNTVTTLEDEPSAPPNNVEAIDIDTTQVTIRWKPPDKDTWNGQITCYKVSYADVNEITEVFTKTTLGYERCEIRITNLKPFTTYRIAVKAFNSVGHGPDSDFIRITTNEGVPEEPPQNVQCSPLTAESLRMSWDPPPIQSHHGTILGYKIHYKKVNPKSGSFVLNEVKKTTNLETNLHALDKYTNYSVRVLAYTKVGEGVQSNPVYCLTEQDVPGPPDNVKALTVTSSSILVSWIQPKRPNGIIIKYTVYVKHNKIVEKEIVFGDKSTKIEVRRLKEFQRYEFWVTASTVVGEGQPSFRVNQSPNSRAPARVASFGEHVNTVVGSKCTIECYKVGMPTPVIVWKTPDGIDTKMLSDGSLSVGPVNDKTYSGNYTCHVENIFGRDQISYTLNVLYPPSPPEFSVDPVSTSAIRVQWKPVKQPDAVTTAYVLNYHTGNEQQQTVDVDSDRFTYTVDRLKCGTKYAVTMQTVNTVGISNVGRVVEVFTKGGVPKEPDKDTVLSVNSTSVTFMFDSWPTQMCSIHSFTYQYAANGRGGGWIKFPRQQLIGGDTFTVGKLQPATVYTIRMVVHTEAGDTSWEHRFATRTKSGGVVLLDVYSNDGGVIDDDDNLSIPNFAQMHKYVPAASALVCIVSFCICICVVIQRRKKDGAQYSRRRRSSSSAERKCSYEVDKQVEYTTSTLQRSKRDDSADKMSMGGGGKNIDYDVCPYATFSVMQTTPSGSRTPTHHRALSQTDCYETPDHVVHGLPIDKSYEISYISNQQTLPLTAAKSSASRKAMTPVHFLTDMDDEQCRKIIASNTVRKQSSESRGVRRHYN; this is encoded by the exons ATTTGGTGTTGGGAACATGGCAAATCAGTCCGATGGAACCTCCTAATTTTATAGTAGAACCTccgagtttaatatatttttccaacACTACTGGCACATTGATAAATTGCCAAGGACAAGGAAACCCACAGCCTAATATTACCTGGCTACATTACAACGACCGCATAGTAACTGACATCCCAAGACTCag ggaAATGCGGCCGAACGGCAACTTGTACTTCCCGCCGTTCCCCGAACAGTCGTATATGCCAGAAATACACGCGGCGACTTACAAGTGTGCCCTGGAAAATCCAGTGGGGAGAATCGTCTCGCGGGAATCCAGGATTAAAGCCG TGATGTCAAAATCGTATGAGCTATCCGTCCAAAATGCGTTTGCTCTTCAAGGAAACGTAGCTGCATTTAAATGTCAATTACCAGAGTTAACTAgtgaacatttaataaaaacttggtTCAAAATGGAAGATTCTAGAATGGAAGTTGGCCAATCCACGCCAATACATCCAGGAGGACGTTACGTAATCTCGTTAGATGGTACTTTACTAATTCACGATGTAGTACCTGAAGATACGTTTGATAGATATTTCTGTCAAGTTGTCAACAAATATACGGGAGATCAGCTGGTCAGTCAATCGGCTAAAATAGTAGTCAAGCAACCAACTGAGGATATACCACCGGTTATTAAACACCATACAGAACATATTCACGTCAAAGTTAATCAAGAAGCCGATTTGATATGTTCAGCTGAAGGATTTCCTCCACCaacttatag ATGGTTCCGTAAAAGCCAAGATAGTTTACAAGAAATATCTATGGAGTCACTGACTGTACATCCCTATCAATCATTGCTACATATCATCAGAGTTCCGATGAGCGAGTCTGCTATTACTTACGAATGCGTAGTTTCTAACAAACTCGGTCAAGATAAACGTCAGATATCATTATCGGTTACCTTACCATTTGCCGTCAGTGCATATCCATTGAAGCAG GTAGTTGACTCTGGTTCAACTGCAATTTTCAACTGTACCACTCAAGGTACATCGATACAGCCATTGTTTTCGTGGCTTAAAGATGGATCCCCAATACGAGGTTTTGGTAGACATGAAATATCACAAAAAGGCAACCACTTAATAATACACAACGTTATGAAAGAAGATAAAGGGATTTATCAGTGTTTAGCTAGAGATCCAGAAACCGATGAAACAGCACAATCCAGTGTTCTTCTATCACTCGGTG CTGTTTCACCAGAATTGATGGAGACTTTCCATGAACAAATTGTTAGAATAAATGGTTTTCTATCTCTCAGATGTACAGCTTCTGGTAATCCTCCACCTAGGATCTATTGGTATCTTGACGGAGGACTCATACTTCCTCAAGGAGATTATGTCTTTGGAAGTTATATGCATGTAGAtg GGAATGTTGTTAgctatttaaatgtatcagTGGCTGATGTATTACATGGAGGTTTTTATACATGTTTGGCACGAAATATTCTAGGGTTGAAATCGTATTCTGCAATGATTAAGATTTATG gtgatCCAATTGCAAGACCGCCATCAAATCTCACGGTTCGTTCAGAAGACGACGCATACCTGCAATGTCCAGTTGCTGGTTATCCGATCATTAGGACGGCTTGGCAAAAAGATATGATAACAATTCCAAATAGTTCTCGACACACTTTGTTTGATAATGGAACTCTTTTCATACGTTCTACACAAGACACCATTGATTCTGGATTATACgtgtgtacaaaaataaacgataGGGGACAATCGGCAACGGGACAtctatatttaagaataatga aacCACCAGTCGTAACACCATTTCAATTTACAAAAGATCTACAAGAAAGTGAACGGGCCCAAGTGTcatgtacaataaaatcaGGAGATCTTCCAATGGAATTTGTGTGGCGTAAAGATAATAGAATAGTATTAACAGATAATGAAATTGaacttcaaaatttcaaattttctagtactttactttttagtaatttaaaacctAAACACGCTGGAATATACACTTGTATTGTAAGCAACTCGGTAGCTAGTAGTAACTATTCAGCTTTCCTTAATATCAAAG tgCCTCCAAAATGGATTATTGAACCTGAAGACACCGCTGTGTTAGATaatcaattaacaataatcaattgtcaatcAGAAGGATACCCAGAACCAAGAATAACATGGACTAGAGTATCTG ataatcAACTTTTACAATCACTCAATCATTTTTCCGAGTCATCAATATCAGTATTAGGCAATGGTTCTTTAGCTATTCGTCTTACAGCTAATTCAAATGAAGATAATTATACCTGTACAGCCAATAACGGAATAGGGAACCAATTAACAAAAACGGTGTCTTTAAAAGTTCACA taCCAGCTCATTTCAaagaaaaatctattaataaaagtGGTGTGGTGGGAAGCAGAGTAGTGTTGACATGTCAGGCAGAAGGTTCGAaaccattaaatattgaatggaGTCCCTCAGtggaaaatatcaatactAGAAATACGAACAAAGGGATAATATCagaactttatttaaattctttacaTAGTAGCCAGACGggaatatatacatgtatggcAACTAACTCATATGGTTATGATCATATGACGATAAATTTAGTCGTTAGAG AACCACCAGAATCACCAAAGCGGTTAGATGTGGTGGACGCGGGTACTAGATGGCTGGAATTTCGTTGGGATTCGGTAAAAGCGCACGTGACTCATTATGTACTTCAAATGtgcattaatatttgttcagaTTGGTCAAATTACACTATTGGTGGAAGTTTATCATAcactaaaatatcttatttaaaacCAGCTACACAGTACACAACAAGAGTTATAGCTGTCAATGATTTCGGTTCGAGCAATCCAAGCCCTAATAATACCGTCACCACTCTAGAAGATG aacCTAGCGCACCTCCAAATAATGTGGAAGCCATTGATATTGATACAACTCAAGTGACAATTCGATGGAAA CCTCCAGATAAAGACACGTGGAATGGCCAAATAACTTGCTATAAAGTATCATATGCAGATGTAAATGAAATAACAGAAGTATTCACAAAGACAACCCTTGGCTATGAACGATGTGAAATTCGAATCACCAACCTTAAGCCATTTACGACTTACAGAATTGCAGTGAAAGCTTTCAACAGCGTTGGACACGGGCCAGATTCGGATTTTATACGTATCACGACCAACGAAGGag TGCCAGAAGAACCCCCACAAAACGTTCAGTGTTCGCCGTTGACAGCAGAGTCGTTGCGGATGAGTTGGGATCCACCGCCCATACAAAGTCATCATGGCACTATATTAGGATACAAAATACACTACAAAAAAGTGAATCCAAAATCAG ggTCATTTGTCTTAAATGAAGTGAAAAAAACGACAAATTTGGAAACGAACCTGCACGCTCTAGACAAGTACACAAACTATAGCGTAAGGGTATTGGCGTACACCAAAGTAGGCGAAGGAGTACAATCAAATCctgtttattgtttaaccGAACAAGACG TTCCCGGGCCTCCAGATAACGTGAAAGCACTGACGGTGACGTCAAGTAGCATTCTTGTGTCTTGGATTCAACCGAAACGGCCGAACGGcataattatcaaatacacCGTATacgtaaaacataataaa ATCGTTGAAAAGGAAATTGTGTTTGGCGACAAAAGTACGAAGATAGAGGTGAGGCGGCTTAAGGAATTTCAACGTTACGAGTTTTGGGTAACCGCTTCGACCGTGGTCGGCGAAGGGCAACCGAGTTTTCGGGTGAACCAGAGCCCGAACTCCAGag CACCAGCCAGAGTGGCGTCGTTCGGCGAACACGTGAATACCGTCGTGGGGTCCAAGTGCACGATCGAGTGTTACAAGGTAGGCATGCCGACTCCCGTCATCGTATGGAAGACGCCCGATGGTATCGATACCAA GATGCTGTCCGACGGTAGCTTATCAGTGGGCCCAGTGAACGACAAAACCTACTCGGGCAACTACACGTGCCACGTGGAGAACATATTCGGCAGAGACCAGATATCGTACACGCTCAACGTACTCTACCCTCCGTCGCCGCCTGAGTTCAGCGTGGACCCAGTTTCGACCAGCGCCATTCGGGTTCAGTGGAAGCCGGTCAAACAGCCGGACGCAGTGACTACAGCCTACGTGCTCAACTACCACACTGGCAACGAACAGCAGCAAACCGTGGACGTAGACTCTGACCGGTTCACGTACACGGTAGACCGTTTAAAATGCGGTACCAAATACGCGGTGACCATGCAAACCGTAAACACGGTCGGCATAAGCAACGTAGGTCGCGTTGTAGAAGTGTTTACGAAAGGCGgag TGCCCAAAGAACCTGACAAGGACACCGTGCTGTCCGTGAACTCGACCAGCGTCACATTCATGTTCGATTCGTGGCCGACGCAAATGTGCAGTATACACTCGTTCACGTATCAGTACGCGGCCAACGGTCGTGGCGGCGGATGGATCAAGTTTCCCAGACAACAGTTGATCGGTGGCGACACGTTTACGGTTGGCAAACTGCAACCAGCTACCGTCTATACGATCCGGATGGTCGTGCACACCGAAGCCGGTGACACGTCGTGGGAACATCGGTTTGCCACCCGCACTAAGTCCGGAG GAGTAGTGTTGTTGGATGTGTACAGTAACGATGGTGGCGTCATCGACGACGATGACAATTTGAGCATACCGAATTTTGCGCAGATGCATAAATACGTACCGGCAGCCTCCGCACTCGTTTGCATCGTTTCATTTTGCATATGCATATGTGTCGTAATTCAAAGaag GAAAAAAGACGGGGCGCAGTACTCCCGACGGAGGAGGTCGAGCAGTTCAGCCGAAAGGAAATGCAGTTACGAGGTTGACAAACAAGTCGAATACACGACGTCTACACTTCAGAGAAGTAAAAGGGACGATTCGGCGGACAAGATGTCCATGGGTGGCGGTGGCAAGAACATCGACTACGACGTGTGTCCGTACGCAACATTTAGTGTGATGCAAACGACACCGTCCGGCAGCCGGACGCCCACGCACCACAGGGCCCTGAGCCAGACTGATTGTTACGAAACGCCCGACCACGTCGTACACGGTCTGCCGATCGACAAGTCCTACG aaatttcGTACATATCAAATCAACAGACTCTTCCTCTGACAGCCGCCAAGTCGTCAGCGTCGAGAAAAGCCATGACCCCTGTTCATTTCTTAACAGACATGGACGACGAACAGTGTCGCAAAATCATAGCGTCCAACACAGTCAGAAAACAGAGCTCAG AATCAAGAGGAGTACGAAGACACTacaattaa